From one Leptidea sinapis chromosome 22, ilLepSina1.1, whole genome shotgun sequence genomic stretch:
- the LOC126970840 gene encoding septin-2 yields the protein MAAIDVEPQKIEAAMRTLKLSGHVGFDSLPDQLVNKSVQNGFVFNILCIGETGLGKSTLMDSLFNTNFESSPSPHNLPTVKLKAHTYELQESSVRLKLTLCDTVGYGDQVNKEDSFKAVVDYIDAQFEAFLQEELKIKRSLGAYHDSRLHVCLYFICPTGHGLKSIDLVCMKKLDTKVNIIPIIAKADTISKTELQKFKSKIMHELQMNGVEIYQFPVDDESVSEVNSSMNSHIPFAVVGSTDFVKIGNKTVRARQYPWGTVQVENESHCDFVKLREMLIRTNMEDMREKTHAKHYELYRRRRLTQMGFTDVDAHNKPVSFQQTFEQKRSAHLAELQQKEDEMRQMFVQRVKEKESELKEAERELHAKFDKLKKDHTEEKKRLEELRKKIEDDTVEFNRRKTQTLHSHHTLTLGKSKKK from the exons ATGGCTGCGATTGATGTTGAACCCCAGAAA attgaGGCTGCAATGCGTACGTTGAAGTTGTCGGGGCATGTCGGCTTCGACAGCCTGCCAGATCAGCTAGTTAACAAAAGTGTCCAGAATGGCTTTGTgttcaatattttatgtatag GGGAGACTGGCTTAGGAAAATCCACACTGATGGATTCCTTATTTAACACAAATTTTGAATCTTCTCCTAGCCCCCACAATCTGCCGACTGTAAAACTGAAAGCTCACACCTATGAACTTCAGGAGAGCAGTGTTAGGCTAAAG cTAACTCTCTGTGACACTGTGGGTTACGGAGACCAAGTTAACAAGGAAGATAGTTTCAAGGCAGTGGTGGACTATATTGATGCCCAGTTTGAGGCATTTCTGCAGGAAGAGTTGAAGATTAAGCGCTCGCTGGGGGCCTATCATGATAGCCGACTTCATGTTTGTCTGTATTTCATATGTCCTACTG GACATGGGCTTAAATCAATTGATTTGGTATGCATGAAGAAGTTGGACACCAAAGTTAATATCATTCCCATAATCGCGAAAGCAGACACCATTTCCAAAACCGAACTTCAGAAATTCAAG TCAAAAATAATGCACGAGTTGCAAATGAATGGAGTAGAGATCTACCAGTTCCCAGTGGATGATGAGTCAGTGTCGGAAGTGAATTCGAGCATGAACAGCCACATCCCCTTTGCAGTGGTGGGCAGCACCGACTTTGTGAAGATTGGCAACAAGACTGTTCGTGCCCGCCAGTACCCATGGGGCACCGTTCAAG TGGAGAACGAGTCTCACTGTGACTTCGTGAAGCTGCGCGAGATGTTGATCCGCACCAACATGGAGGACATGCGCGAGAAGACACACGCCAAACACTACGAGCTGTACCGGCGTCGCAGGCTCACGCAGATGGGCTTCACCGACGTGGACGCACACAACAAGCCG GTCTCGTTCCAGCAGACATTCGAGCAGAAGCGGTCGGCGCACCTGGCGGAGCTGCAGCAGAAGGAGGATGAGATGCGCCAGATGTTCGTGCAGCGCGTCAAGGAGAAGGAGTCTGAACTCAAGGAGGCCGAGCGTGAG CTACACGCTAAGTTCGACAAACTGAAGAAAGACCACACTGAGGAGAAGAAACGTTTAGAAGAACTCCGCAAGAAGATAGAGGATGATACCGTGGAGTTCAACCGCCGCAAGACTCAGACACTGCACTCCCATCACACCCTGACCCTCGGCAAGAGCAAGAAGAAGTGA